A stretch of DNA from Sphingomonas sp. SORGH_AS_0879:
AAATTGGCGATCTGAAAGCGGATGACCACTTCTAACGTGTCGCGGTCAAACTTGCCGTTAACGGTGCCCAGCGGATACCCTTTAGTTTTGAGGGCCTTTTGCACATCCTTTACCAAAGTACCTTCCGAGCCGAATCGTACTGACTGGACCAGATCACTGTCCGGCTTGAGGGCGACCATCGCCAATTCCGTGCCGCTGAAAAGATAATAGGCATAGGTTTTTTGGAGGGGGTGCGCCGCGCCGTAGGCGTTTTCAATGAAGCGCTTCCACGGCCCGCTCTCGGGAAGGTTGCCGTTGGCGGGCATTGAAGGCCGACCCGCGACCACCTGGCATCCCGCGCTACTGTAGCCCGGCGTTGCGAGGTTATCGTGATAGGCGCAGTGGAGATTGTCCGCCACGATGCCGCCATCATTGTCAATCTGGTCATCGAGATCGTAATCGGTATCGTCGGCCGTTCGCCAGACCGGGAAGAACATGGCCTGCAGGAACGCGCGGTGGCCGGTGGGCTTGCTGCTTTTGTGTATGCCTCGAGTGTAGGCATATTTTCCCAGCATCAGCGTGTTGACGCCTGCGCCGCCCTTGGCGATCGCAGCCTTCACATATTTCAGGGTGGGAACCGTCGAGCCGGGGAAGACGGCCAGCGTCTGGTCCGACGATCGCACCTGACCAAGCGTGCAGCGCATGAGCAGATGATCGGGATCGGTGACGCGCATCGGATGTCCATTCCCGAAGGGCGTGCCCGATACATCGAGAGGCAAGGCTCCCCTGACGCCGAAGAACATGAGGGAGCCATGGTCCAAAGGATAGTTGTTGCGCCTCGCAGCCCTTTCGAACAGCGCATAGTCCAGCACGAAATCCGGCATCGAGACGTCCCCCGTTACGAGATGAAATCAGATCAGACTGA
This window harbors:
- a CDS encoding peptidoglycan-binding protein, with product MPDFVLDYALFERAARRNNYPLDHGSLMFFGVRGALPLDVSGTPFGNGHPMRVTDPDHLLMRCTLGQVRSSDQTLAVFPGSTVPTLKYVKAAIAKGGAGVNTLMLGKYAYTRGIHKSSKPTGHRAFLQAMFFPVWRTADDTDYDLDDQIDNDGGIVADNLHCAYHDNLATPGYSSAGCQVVAGRPSMPANGNLPESGPWKRFIENAYGAAHPLQKTYAYYLFSGTELAMVALKPDSDLVQSVRFGSEGTLVKDVQKALKTKGYPLGTVNGKFDRDTLEVVIRFQIANFGKSQADGIVGANTGVALGVDMPTL